From Plasmodium brasilianum strain Bolivian I chromosome 3, whole genome shotgun sequence, the proteins below share one genomic window:
- a CDS encoding exonuclease I produces the protein MGISNLLQFLKPIVKNSHISKYKNEVIGVDVMCWIHRGLISCAYDIATDNFNDSYLNFIDKMLEVINHYNIKILFVFDGEELPEKKNENMVRKNRREKAKKEVQEIIKKVKNPRTNEMVLKKCIQALSVSKEIIDSVIQFCQKRNIDYIISPYEADAQLSYLCRMGFISCVISEDSDLLVYGCPRVLYKFKNNGECNEISLLPINDLIDINIISEIKNPLSDSFNEFYITPMKELKNDEFDNLGLKESDDAIPDQQNDPRAAIYRHKKNGVNKKKYEQIMKNYIDNFYWPEELQNLKYFTIDMFLAMCILSGCDYTNDFHITGMGIKTAFNLIYQYKSIENIFTFLISHEKWKHKIPSNLNTMEKLMNKYKEIKNAFLQHQVYDFVLCKNIPINQSFNSAFKNKKDSKLIINKIREYSLRYNHSGKKNNCLNSYLEDTLNRSIINNDNFVSQKSISQNFKKDTLLIVSKEESSQNEQGRENGKEQSGQGEILSSNNFKNIFKNFTSECFEYLEISPNILRDCEQSKAAEVADEVAAGVPMDKNKKEKGKSNYHQDGCSKQQQAKETIPYKPFDKINNIDVPNLHSFFENTHIHFLQNNTHLNSTYMHYHNSHNNDHEGSIQTLGGNGHRQNTIPNDSKRRMKNVNSDNLKNSKRAKIVTSCPQYANSEAYSGVTKEGKTNHQEKFIIDNQMNTNEKEKINCCLKNYNCEGASNFYIGGTCTNDVISNDDNAVHTNDTNNNNNNNNTNNNNNTNNNNNTNNNTNNNNTNTTTTTTTTTTTTTTNNNNNNNTNNNNSDRMKSAKDMYENMRKNFFLYKTLKEQTSIPLKFSHQRDYSTCDLNAKEEGYTHKNVTNEKSTIIRTNEHASVQFQSEFHHTNSENKHQIKEEKYMKTEQETNSTNGMEVTNDISSVDNNVIKKKNEKNEISSIARSNNFSSFSTPHKSSKSIAKIETTKNQLRITSFFKKASKITNTNILAKKITNENSNCILKYSPSSNKSRASSEEKYNTINSLINFFPEKEINTVQEGKNIKIEQRTNTFKLSNLKEHHTNPVQNQHNHDDLTFLQNCNLQNSSSTNEKIKDFKSISFEKGDSHEVSLFDSLQNAYSSKAAPKDANAFTVKKYIMNKKNENKEDKENKENKENIKEINIDYILQNLNNDYQHKSHKINTFDYFKEKENVPQPNPYIDNSL, from the coding sequence ATGGGAATATCTAACCTGTTGCAGTTCCTTAAACCGATAGTTAAAAACTCGCATATAAgcaaatacaaaaatgaagTGATCGGTGTTGATGTTATGTGTTGGATCCATAGAGGACTAATCAGCTGTGCATATGATATAGCTACTGACAATTTCAATGATAGCTATTTAAATTTCATTGATAAAATGTTAGAGGTTATAaatcattataatataaaaattttattcgtTTTTGATGGAGAAGAGTTACCagagaagaaaaatgaaaatatggtTAGGAAAAATAGAAGAGAAAAGGCTAAAAAAGAAGTAcaagaaattattaaaaaggtaaaaaatcCAAGAACAAATGAAATGGTTTTGAAAAAATGCATACAAGCATTAAGTGTatcaaaagaaattattGACTCGGTTATTCAGTTTTgtcaaaaaagaaatattgaCTATATCATTTCTCCTTATGAAGCTGATGCTCAGTTATCTTACCTTTGTCGTATGGGATTCATCTCCTGTGTTATAAGTGAAGATAGTGATTTGCTAGTATATGGTTGTCCGCGTGtcttatataaattcaaaaacAATGGAGAATGTAATGAAATAAGTTTACTCCCAATTAATGATCTTATCGATATAAATATCATCAGTGAAATTAAGAATCCTTTATCTGATTCTTTTAACGAATTTTACATTACGCCAATGAAGGAGCTTAAGAATGACGAGTTCGATAACCTAGGACTAAAGGAGTCGGATGATGCCATTCCAGACCAACAAAATGATCCCCGCGCAGCTATATAcagacataaaaaaaatggagtgaataaaaaaaaatacgaacaaataatgaagaattatatagataatttttattgGCCTGAAGAATTAcagaatttaaaatattttaccaTTGACATGTTTCTAGCTATGTGTATATTAAGTGGTTGTGACTATACAAACGATTTTCATATAACAGGAATGGGAATAAAAACtgcttttaatttaatatatcaatataaaagtattgagaatatatttacatttttaatatcccATGAAAAATGGAAACATAAAATACCATCAAACTTAAATACTatggaaaaattaatgaacaagtataaagaaataaaaaatgcttTTTTACAACATCAAGTATACgattttgttttatgtaaaaatatacccATCAACCAATCTTTTAATAGTgcctttaaaaataaaaaagatagcaaattaattattaacaaaattagaGAATACTCCTTAAGGTATAACCATTCCGGGAAAAAAAACAACTGCTTGAATAGCTACCTGGAGGACACTCTAAACAGAAGcataattaataatgataatttcGTCTCCCAAAAAAGCATTTCTCAAAATTTCAAAAAGGACACACTGTTGATAGTGTCAAAAGAAGAAAGCTCACAGAACGAGCAGGGCAGAGAGAATGGAAAAGAACAAAGTGGACAAGGGGAAATACTCAGTTcaaacaattttaaaaatatttttaagaattttaCATCAGAGTGTTTTGAATACTTAGAAATATCACCTAATATTTTAAGGGATTGTGAACAAAGCAAAGCAGCCGAAGTGGCAGATGAAGTAGCAGCTGGAGTACCGATggataaaaacaaaaaggaaaaaggaaaatccAACTATCACCAAGATGGATGCTCTAAACAACAACAAGCAAAAGAAACAATCCCTTATAAACCCTttgacaaaataaataatatcgATGTACCTAATTTACATTCCTTTTTCGAAAATACACATAttcattttcttcaaaaTAACACTCATTTAAATAGTACTTATATGCACTATCATAACTCGCACAACAATGATCATGAAGGAAGTATCCAAACCCTTGGTGGTAATGGACACCGACAAAATACAATACCAAATGATAGTAAGAGGagaatgaaaaatgtaaatagtgacaatttgaaaaattctAAAAGAGCGAAAATAGTTACTTCTTGTCCACAATATGCAAATAGCGAAGCTTACTCAGGTGTTacaaaagaaggaaaaacaaaCCATCAAGAGAAATTTATCATTGATAATCAAATGAATAccaatgaaaaggaaaaaataaattgttgtttaaaaaattacaattgCGAAGGTGCTTCTAACTTTTATATAGGCGGCACATGTACAAACGACGTGATCAGTAACGATGATAATGCAGTACATACGAACgatactaataataataataataataataatactaataataataataatactaataataataataatactaataataatactaataataataataccaatactactactactactactactactactactactactactactaataataataataataataatacgaataataataacagtgaTAGAATGAAGAGCGCAAAAGATATGTACGAAAATATGAGAAAGAACTTCTTCCTTTATAAAACTTTGAAAGAGCAAACAAGCATCCCACTGAAATTTTCACATCAACGAGATTATTCTACGTGCGACTTGAATGCAAAGGAGGAGGGATACACACACAAAAATGTAACTAATGAAAAGTCCACCATCATCCGAACTAATGAACACGCTAGTGTTCAATTTCAAAGTGAATTTCACCATACTAATTCAGAAAATAAGCATCAaataaaagaggaaaaatatatgaaaacagAACAAGAAACAAATAGTACAAATGGGATGGAAGTAACCAATGATATAAGTAGTGTagataataatgtaataaaaaagaaaaatgaaaaaaatgaaatttctTCAATAGCGAGAAGTAATAACTTCTCATCCTTTTCAACACCACACAAAAGTAGTAAATCCATTGCTAAAATAGAAACTACTAAAAATCAATTACGGATTAcaagtttttttaaaaaagcaaGTAAAATAACtaatactaatatattagcaaaaaagataacaaatgaaaattcGAATTGTATCTTAAAATACTCTCCTTCATCAAACAAGTCCAGAGCATCAagtgaagaaaaatataatacgataaattctttaattaatttttttcctgaaAAAGAGATAAATACCGTTcaagaaggaaaaaatattaaaatagaaCAACGAACAAATACATTTAAACTAAGCAACTTAAAAGAACATCATACAAATCCAGTGCAAAATCAACACAACCATGATGACCTTACTTTTCTACAAAATTGTAACTTACAAAATAGTTCAtcaacaaatgaaaaaataaaggactTCAAGAGCATTTCATTCGAAAAAGGGGACTCACATGAAGTATCTTTGTTCGATTCTCTACAGAATGCATATTCTTCGAAAGCAGCCCCAAAGGATGCTAATGCATTTAccgttaaaaaatatataatgaataaaaaaaatgaaaacaaggaagataaggaaaacaaagaaaacaaggaaaatattaaagaaattaatatTGATTATATACTGCAGAATCTAAATAACGACTATCAACATAAAAGTCATAAGATTAACACTTTTGACTACTttaaagagaaagaaaatgTACCCCAACCGAACCCATACATCGACAATAGTTTATGA
- a CDS encoding hypothetical protein (conserved Plasmodium protein): protein MGVLKLKSEKKKKEKLKETKIDYKKCIKRTKIKDRPGKKDKENEFDISIFMKTDHASNKIRRINYGKLVKGIKKNKNIIANHIEKILEIYGMGITGEDENIRNYSSKIFYYLINSSIDYDIFFSKIKTCLFHSLKIDKVSLKVLNLELCYKFFFTKIDYCQNFFYEFLNNILDCFISLPIEHQVKNVKYIFLLFKYEAKYKRAHNSGIKKNENKRNAFIKAINNKYVNKNVDTKRKNFVHSDQVDKERVNCLKMKHHHDEQIEKEGDEKQNDYRENNYNEDLEDDYEKIIRRNMLNNSNDHFLIKKDIRVNIAEDTKADIYTKLFKCLYNFMDEVTYNSVNVDLVHLYTKILKTIIFVLKKKNISIKMEMIIFINKFIKRAIEVINDNILNLTNWKVLNIIYYFILLVITLCLKEVKYIELVKKKVYTDYKSLIHYCFCVYFYIFTSYDFFKIVIEEQQMKQNRGEQIQQRQNGKSGNVRNEGIAKTDMIKHIESFACNKVVRSNDRDDFKRTTDYNENKKKGKNSLNKNYAKYSRKYFNLLTYFYGIYMKTKSKNNFLHFSVHVEHKFSKNFENKEKFMYTQKIIHLIEKKIKKFSYKDEVNTYCRFVLSYLKNFSEKSIFEMDYLCYYIIILAQKINAQSSASVGYFREETTYLNEKTTASKENAKICMRGAYIRTNVLSSFSFLTMPFMFLFLVDCSIFINNNFFEMFYKPLRGEELKGEKDGKEKKEKEKVEEEDKKKDEVEHNEDEEEKKKMTDIIAFLQNGECVNIITKKTFDDFINNLIFFLYCNYDNEFFKNNILFFFCLLKMEKHKIKKVSTCFGNCDNYNNGLDKLLELDIRNEMNESIYNKKELLIDHFLSKNNTNMLSFEIIKNLYFLFENTSQKFLFFIYFLIIKYTDIRSNYYYLEKKEAIVLLYRIFRQKIVQAPFGKVEGYTSETLDSDYTFDVFHKKCRFIINNEYLYREDFLIFFLKLNLCQTYLIFRRDVYSLVELRPLNDDSSDTGTILSSNEVKYSNIILILKKIAYIISNMNAFVLENTTKVNNARVVINYLLSMIKEIEINEVALPYSTHPCDILFITIKIVFLFYFTSFYLLPSLYIRGQDESLKRGALDMRRKIKERKKIKKRKVVHRGERTKLDSQMREVNELSEVDAEISEEDVEVSEEDVEVSEEDVEVSEEDVEVSEEDVEVSEEDVEVSEEDVEVSEEDVEVSEEDVEVSEEDVEVIGEDAQVREEDTKMTQIIEQRVNVFYSTSMDIKVDVSIYSQFLKEFLSKSYRKSTAPKASNLEGILPYLSEPIRFFNFLFDKEIFYTSIINEKFENYKCTYCSYNLNTHKYVQELLNKFECDMKLVSFKKLLDLPTRIIIKLMNISIFKMSYNRNILYVKFTNNMKNLPNEYFYKLNFFLFFHHFIYLLIEKIRHFSESTFSLRSYYSISFLFDVILCSYCIKEEVMKDMGLSYLLREGVQKKGVEEGQTEEEMDLVVKMGLKRLNELLRCTVDDISKKENKYFFPNTKYLIKYYL, encoded by the exons ATGGGGGTGCTGAAACTGAAAAGtgaaaagaagaagaaagaaaaattaaaggaaacTAAGATAGATTACAAAAAGTGTATTAAAAGAACCAAAATTAAGGATAGGCCAggtaaaaaagataaagaaaatgaatttgacatttctatatttatgaaaacaGATCATGCTTCAAATAAAATACGACGAATAAATTATGGGAAATTAGTTAAaggaattaaaaagaataaaaatataatagctaatcatattgaaaaaattttagaaatatatggTATGGGTATTACGGGTGAAgatgaaaatataagaaattattcatcgaaaatattttattatttaataaatagtaGTATTgattatgatattttttttagtaaaattaaaacttgTTTATTTCATTCATTGAAAATAGATAAAGTTTCTCTTAAAGTTTTAAATCTTGAGTTATGTTATAAGttcttttttacaaaaattgattattgtcaaaattttttttacgaatttttaaataacattttGGACTGTTTTATTTCGCTTCCTATCGAGCATcaagtaaaaaatgtaaaatatatttttttgctatttaaATATGAGGCTAAATATAAGAGAGCTCATAATAGTggtataaagaaaaatgaaaacaagaGAAATGCATTTATTAAGGCTATTAATAACAAGtacgtaaataaaaatgtagataCGAAGAGGAAAAATTTTGTCCACAGTGACCAAGTGGACAAAGAACGTGTGAACTGtctaaaaatgaaacatCATCATGACGAGCAGATAGAGAAGGAGGGAGATGAGAAGCAAAATGATTATCGTGAGAACAATTATAATGAGGACTTAGAAGATGATTATGAGAAAATTATTCGAAGAAACATGCTGAACAACAGTAATgaccattttttaataaagaaagACATACGAGTTAACATAGCTGAGGACACAAAAGCGGATATATACACTAAATTGTTTAAATGCTTGTACAATTTCATGGACGAAGTAACTTATAACTCTGTAAATGTAGATTtagtacatttatatacgaAAATATTGAAGacaataatttttgtgttaaaaaaaaaaaatatcagtattaaaatggaaatgattatattcattaataaatttataaaaagggCAATCGAAGTgattaatgataatatacTCAATTTAACTAATTGGAAAGTgctaaatataatttactatTTCATCCTTTTGGTTATTACGTTATGTTTAAAAGAAGTGAAGTATATTGAACTTGTAAAGAAAAAGGTATACACGGATTACAAATCTTTGATTCACTATTGTTTCTGCGTGTACTTCTACATTTTCACGAGCTAtgacttttttaaaattgtaattGAGGAGCAGCAAATGAAGCAGAACAGAGGGGAACAGATACAGCAGCGGCAAAATGGCAAAAGTGGAAATGTGCGTAATGAAGGTATAGCAAAAACTGACATGATCAAACATATTGAAAGTTTTGCATGCAATAAAGTAGTTAGGTCTAATGATAGGGATGATTTTAAGCGCACTACTGATTATAATGAGAACAAGAAAAAGGGTAAAAATAGTTTAAATAAGAATTACGCAAAATACTCAAGGAAATACTTCAACTTATTGACATATTTTTACggaatatatatgaaaacaaaaagtaaaaataattttcttcattttagTGTACATGTTGAACATAAATTTTcgaaaaattttgaaaataaagaaaaatttatgtatacacaaaagattattcatttaattgaGAAAAAGATTAAGAAGTTCTCTTATAAAGATGAAGTGAACACTTATTGCAGGTTTGTTTTAagttatttgaaaaatttttccGAAAAGAGTATATTTGAAATGgattatttatgttattatattattatacttgCACAAAAGATAAATGCCCAGAGCAGTGCATCAGTAGGATATTTCAGAGAAGAAACAACATATTTGAATGAAAAGACAACTGCATCTAAAGAAAATGCAAAGATCTGTATGAGAGGGGCGTACATTCGTACGAATGTATTATCATCCTTTTCGTTTTTGACCATGCcttttatgtttttgtttCTCGTAGACTGTAgcattttcataaataataattttttcgaaATGTTTTACAAGCCCCTGAGGGGGGAAGAATTAAAAGGAGAAAAGGatggaaaggaaaaaaaggaaaaggagaaAGTAGAGGAGGAGGACAAAAAGAAGGACGAGGTGGAGCATAACGAAGatgaggaagaaaaaaaaaaaatgacagACATAATCGCCTTTTTGCAAAATGGCGAATGtgttaatataattacaaaaaagacGTTTGAcgattttattaataatttaattttttttttgtattgcaattatgataatgaattttttaagaataacattttattttttttttgccttttaAAGATGGAaaagcataaaataaaaaaagtgagCACATGTTTTGGGAATTGCGATAATTATAACAACGGACTAGACAAATTGTTAGAGTTAGACATTAGAAATGAGATGAAcgaaagtatatataataaaaaagaactaCTAATTgatcattttttaagtaaaaataataccaATATGCTATCctttgaaataattaaaaatttgtattttttattcgaGAATACTAGTCagaaatttttgttttttatttattttttaattataaaatatactgaTATTAGATCgaactattattatttagaaaaaaaggaggCCATAGTTTTACTTTACAGAATATTTCGTCAAAAAATAGTTCAAGCCCCTTTTGGAAAAGTAGAGGGCTACACAAGTGAAACACTAGACAGTGATTATACTTTTGATGtgtttcataaaaaatgtagatttattataaataatgaatatttatatagggaagattttttaatttttttcctaaaGTTAAATTTATGCCAAACATATTTGATTTTCCGAAGGGATGTTTATTCGCTAGTTGAACTGAGGCCATTAAATGACGATAGTAGTGATACTGGCACAATACTAAGTTCGAATGAAGTGAAATattctaatattattttaattttaaagaagaTAGCATACATTATTTCTAATATGAACGCATTCGTGTTGGAAAATACAACAAAAGTGAATAATGCACGTGTTgtcattaattatttattgtcCATGATAAAGGAGatagaaataaatgaagTCGCTCTACCTTATAGCACACACCCTTGtgatattttgtttataacaattaaaatcgtttttctattttatttcacaTCTTTCTATTTGTTACCCTCCTTATATATAAGAGGGCAGGATGAATCTTTGAAAAGGGGAGCTCTGGACATGCGGCGAAAAATTaaggagagaaaaaaaattaagaagaGAAAAGTGGTTCATCGGGGGGAACGAACAAAACTAGATTCCCAAATGAGAGAAGTGAACGAATTAAGCGAGGTAGATGCAGAGATAAGCGAAGAAGATGTAGAGGTAAGCGAAGAAGATGTAGAGGTAAGCGAAGAAGATGTAGAGGTAAGCGAAGAAGATGTAGAGGTAAGCGAAGAAGATGTAGAGGTAAGCGAAGAAGATGTAGAGGTAAGCGAAGAAGATGTAGAGGTAAGCGAAGAAGATGTAGAGGTAAGCGAAGAAGATGTAGAGGTAAGCGAAGAAGATGTTGAGGTAATCGGAGAAGATGCACAGGTAAGAGAGGAAGATACAAAAATGACCCAAATAATTGAGCAAAGGGTAAACGTTTTTTATAGCACAAGTATGGACATAAAAGTTGATGTTTCCATTTATtctcaatttttaaaagaattctTAAGTAAATCTTACAGAAAAAGCACTGCCCCCAAAGCAAGCAACTTAGAAGGTATACTTCCGTACCTTTCAGAGCCCATaagattttttaatttcctatttgataaagaaattttttatacatcCATTATTAATGagaaatttgaaaattataaatgcaCATATTGTAGTTACAATTTGAATACTCATAAATACGTCCAAGAGTTATTAAACAAATTTGAGTGTGATATGAAGCTTgttagttttaaaaaattattagacTTACCAAcgagaataataataaaattgatgaatatttccatttttaaaatgtcatataacagaaatatattatacgtaaagtttacaaataatatgaaaaatctACCAAATGaatacttttataaattaaatttttttttatttttccaccattttatatatttactaattgaaaaaattcgGCATTTTTCCGAGAGTACCTTTTCGTTACGAAGCTATTATTCCATTTca TTTTTATTTGATGTTATTCTGTGTTCGTACTGCATTAAGGAAGAAGTTATGAAGGACATGGGGTTATCATATTTACTTAGGGAGGGTGTACAAAAAAAGGGCGTGGAGGAAGGACAAACTGAAGAAGAAATGGACTTGGTAGTAAAAATGGGCTTAAAAAGATTAAATGAACTTTTAAGATGTACAGTTGAtgatatttcaaaaaaggaaaataaatattttttccccaATACAAAAtatcttataaaatattacctttaa
- a CDS encoding mago nashi protein-like protein: MSKKNKFSFRYYVGHEGKFGHEFLEFEFNSKGRLRYANNSNYKNDKIIRKEAYVSKSVLNELKRIIEESEICKESDKLWPVPDKIGKQELEIYLDGNEYYFTTSKIGSLSDVKQCSDPEGLRVFYYLVQDLKCFLFSLICLHFRIKPV, from the exons ATGtctaaaaagaataaattttcGTTTAgatatta TGTTGGACATGAAGGAAAGTTTGGGCATGAGTTTCTTGAGTTTGAATTTAATTCCAAGGGAAGACTAAGATATGCGAATAACTCAAATTACAagaatgataaaattatcaGAAAAGAAG CTTATGTAAGCAAGTCAGTATTAAACGAATTGAAGCGTATAATTGAAGAATCAGAAATATGTAAAGAAAGTGATAAATTATGGCCTGTACCAGATAAAATTGGAAAACAAGAactagaaatatatttagatgGAAATGAGTATTATTTTACAACGTCAAAAATTGGTTCACTGTCAGACGTAAAACAATGCAGTGACCCAGAGGGATTAAGAGTCTTTTACTATCTAGTGCAAGATCTAAAATGCTTTTTGTTTTCCCTcatatgtttacattttaGG